The following coding sequences lie in one Komagataeibacter sucrofermentans DSM 15973 genomic window:
- a CDS encoding nucleotide exchange factor GrpE — MSENTDPTPFADAPHGDGTPSGAQDAHAHEAAPAPEAEAGTDPRIAELEAEVSAMRDKWMRAEADMQNLRTRTKREVEDARQYAVQKFAKDVVEAAENLKRALASLPKPVEGEDKLLTSMREGIESTERSFMGILERNGIKAEDAKGKPFDANLHQAMSQQHSDEHPVDTVMEAWTPAWTLHGRLLKPAMVVVSKGPAQAG; from the coding sequence ATGAGCGAGAACACAGACCCCACCCCCTTTGCCGACGCCCCCCACGGCGACGGCACGCCCTCCGGCGCACAGGATGCGCACGCCCATGAAGCGGCCCCCGCGCCCGAGGCTGAAGCCGGAACCGACCCGCGCATAGCCGAGCTTGAAGCCGAAGTCTCGGCCATGCGCGACAAGTGGATGCGCGCGGAAGCCGATATGCAGAACCTGCGCACCCGCACCAAGCGCGAAGTGGAAGATGCCCGGCAGTACGCCGTGCAGAAATTCGCCAAGGACGTGGTCGAGGCCGCCGAGAACCTCAAGCGCGCGCTCGCCAGCCTGCCCAAGCCTGTTGAGGGCGAGGACAAGCTGCTGACCAGCATGCGCGAAGGCATCGAGAGCACCGAGCGTTCGTTCATGGGCATTCTCGAGCGCAATGGCATCAAGGCGGAAGACGCGAAGGGCAAGCCCTTTGACGCCAACCTGCACCAGGCCATGAGCCAGCAGCACAGCGACGAACACCCGGTCGATACCGTGATGGAGGCCTGGACCCCGGCGTGGACCCTGCATGGGCGGCTGCTCAAGCCGGCCATGGTGGTCGTGTCGAAAGGCCCGGCGCAGGCAGGGTGA
- a CDS encoding response regulator transcription factor → MEPTKQTIVLVDDDRNILTSVQMTLEAEGFIVRTYTDGESALHGLSSRPADLAVLDIKMPRMDGMELLQRLRARSQLPVIFLSSKDEEVDQLMGLRLGADDYITKPFSQRLLLERIRALLRRNEVSRSEAAGISPTGTMVRGGLSLDETRHQCLWHGRDIQLTVTEFLLVKALAARPGLVKSRDQLIDAAYGENIYVDDRTIDSHIKRVRKKFRQVDDEFNQIETLYGIGYRYKEE, encoded by the coding sequence ATGGAGCCAACGAAACAGACGATCGTGCTGGTTGACGATGACAGGAACATCCTGACCTCCGTGCAGATGACACTGGAGGCGGAAGGCTTCATCGTCCGCACCTATACCGATGGCGAGAGTGCGCTGCATGGTCTGTCATCGCGCCCGGCAGACCTGGCAGTGCTTGACATCAAGATGCCGCGCATGGACGGGATGGAACTGCTCCAGCGCCTGCGCGCGCGCTCGCAGCTGCCGGTGATCTTCCTGTCCTCCAAGGATGAGGAAGTGGACCAGCTCATGGGCCTGCGGCTCGGAGCGGATGACTACATCACCAAGCCGTTCTCGCAGCGCCTGCTGCTCGAGCGCATCCGCGCGCTGCTGCGCCGCAACGAGGTCAGCCGCAGCGAGGCGGCGGGCATCAGCCCCACCGGCACCATGGTGCGCGGCGGCCTGTCGCTTGATGAAACCCGCCACCAGTGCCTGTGGCACGGGCGCGACATCCAGCTTACGGTCACCGAGTTCCTGCTCGTCAAGGCGCTCGCCGCCCGCCCCGGCCTGGTCAAGTCGCGCGACCAGCTGATCGATGCCGCCTATGGCGAGAACATCTACGTGGATGACCGCACCATCGACAGCCACATCAAGCGCGTGCGCAAGAAGTTCCGGCAGGTGGATGACGAGTTCAACCAGATCGAGACGCTGTACGGCATCGGCTACCGCTACAAGGAAGAATGA
- a CDS encoding stimulus-sensing domain-containing protein, with the protein MTTPVPPSFLSAIRLPAPLRRLLPRRWSGEQQNAVAEFMEYRTRLVSPLMRRILLVNTLPLGLLALTLLYLTQFQNSLLEAEVSALREQARIYAGALGQSAVIVSRRDVTLAPDLAGPLLLRLTEPSPSAHARLFAPDGQIVADSRVEQAGFGIKATPLPPAEEDEHPAPPHGASINMGERLYNWLLAQLPTLSGERIMTLDTPDSDPSIQPVTQPDGTRVMEIPPYIRRNADHQLMVTVAEPVMHAGQTTVGIIQLTREARDVDRSLFAVRSSILSLFLMALALTILLSWYLSLTIARPLLRLAASAHTMRESSDRTDMVPERLLARRDEIGEVARALQDSASALWARMDAIERFAADVSHEIKNPLSSIRSAIESLLRIDDPERQRRLMSIINDDVRRLDRLITDISDASRVDAELSRTRAEPVAIVPLLSVLAEIHQATRQPGQPFMAVASSGDSPERRLVVLAVEDRLVQVLRNLIGNAISFSPPDGKILLSAVPAGGMVEIAVSDEGPGIPQAKLDNIFDRFYSERPSSENFGQHSGLGLSISKQIIEALRGTISAENRMDADGHVQGARFVICLPRVDVKGEVSRPHP; encoded by the coding sequence ATGACCACGCCGGTGCCCCCTTCCTTCCTGTCCGCCATCAGGCTCCCGGCCCCGCTGCGCCGCCTGCTGCCCCGGCGCTGGAGCGGCGAGCAGCAGAACGCGGTAGCCGAATTCATGGAATACCGCACCCGGCTGGTCTCGCCGCTCATGCGGCGCATCCTGCTGGTCAACACCCTGCCGCTCGGCCTGCTGGCGCTGACGCTGCTCTATCTCACCCAGTTCCAGAACAGCCTGCTCGAGGCCGAGGTCTCGGCGCTGCGCGAGCAGGCGCGCATCTATGCGGGCGCGCTGGGGCAGAGTGCCGTGATCGTGTCGCGCCGCGACGTGACCCTGGCCCCTGATCTTGCGGGCCCGCTGCTGCTGCGCCTGACCGAGCCCAGCCCGAGCGCCCATGCCCGCCTGTTCGCCCCTGATGGACAGATCGTGGCCGACAGCCGCGTGGAACAGGCAGGCTTCGGCATCAAGGCAACGCCCCTGCCACCGGCTGAGGAAGACGAGCATCCAGCCCCCCCTCACGGGGCCTCGATCAATATGGGCGAGCGGCTGTATAACTGGCTTCTGGCGCAGTTGCCCACGCTCTCGGGCGAGCGGATCATGACGCTGGACACGCCGGATTCAGACCCGTCGATCCAGCCCGTCACCCAGCCGGATGGCACGCGGGTGATGGAAATTCCGCCCTATATCCGCCGCAACGCCGACCACCAGCTTATGGTGACCGTGGCCGAGCCGGTCATGCATGCGGGGCAGACCACGGTGGGCATCATCCAGCTCACGCGTGAGGCGCGTGATGTGGACCGCTCGCTGTTTGCGGTGCGCTCCTCCATCCTGTCGCTGTTCCTCATGGCGCTGGCGCTGACCATCCTGCTGTCGTGGTACCTGTCGCTCACCATTGCGCGGCCCCTGCTGCGGCTGGCGGCCTCGGCCCATACCATGCGCGAATCCTCCGACCGCACCGACATGGTGCCCGAGCGCCTGCTCGCCCGGCGCGACGAGATTGGCGAGGTCGCCCGCGCGCTGCAGGACAGCGCAAGCGCACTGTGGGCCCGCATGGACGCCATCGAGCGCTTTGCCGCCGATGTCAGCCACGAGATCAAGAACCCGCTCTCCTCCATCCGCTCGGCCATTGAAAGCCTGCTGCGCATCGACGACCCCGAGCGCCAGCGCCGCCTCATGTCGATCATCAATGACGACGTGCGCAGACTCGACCGGCTGATTACCGACATTTCCGATGCCAGCCGCGTGGATGCCGAACTCTCACGCACCCGTGCCGAGCCGGTGGCCATCGTGCCGCTGCTGTCCGTGCTGGCCGAAATCCATCAGGCCACCCGCCAGCCGGGCCAGCCCTTCATGGCGGTGGCGAGCAGCGGCGACAGCCCGGAACGCAGGCTGGTGGTGCTGGCGGTGGAAGACCGGCTGGTGCAGGTGCTGCGCAACCTGATCGGCAACGCCATCTCGTTCTCGCCGCCCGATGGCAAGATCCTGCTCAGCGCGGTGCCTGCGGGCGGCATGGTGGAAATTGCGGTCAGCGATGAAGGGCCGGGCATTCCGCAGGCCAAGCTCGACAACATTTTCGACCGCTTTTATTCCGAGCGGCCAAGCAGCGAGAATTTCGGCCAGCATTCCGGCCTGGGCCTGTCGATCAGCAAGCAGATCATCGAGGCCCTGCGCGGCACCATCAGCGCGGAAAACCGCATGGACGCCGATGGCCACGTGCAGGGCGCGCGCTTCGTGATCTGCCTGCCGCGCGTGGACGTGAAGGGTGAGGTCAGCCGACCTCATCCGTAG
- the pqqE gene encoding pyrroloquinoline quinone biosynthesis protein PqqE, which produces MTETILSPMSLLAELTHRCPLQCPYCSNPLALEPRRNELSTAEWISVLDQAAGMGVLQVHFSGGEPMSRPDLPELIRHAVGLGLYTNLITSGVLLNEKTFPALVEAGLDHVQLSFQDIDTANAELVGGMKGAQARKIEAARLVAADGMPLTLNFVIYRENAERVPQMLEAALQMGARRVEIAHTQYYGWGLANRAALMPTAAQLEQTTEAVEAARKKYEGRLTIDYVTPDYYADRPKPCMGGWGRRFINVSPSGRVLPCHAAETIPNVAFPDVKHDTLDHIWREAPLFTMFRGTDWMPQPCRSCDQREKDWGGCRCQALALAGDAAATDPVCSRAPDHERVKAVLDTLPAEPPPFRYRRYARATDEVG; this is translated from the coding sequence ATGACCGAAACCATTCTCTCGCCCATGAGCCTGCTGGCGGAACTCACGCATCGCTGCCCGTTGCAGTGCCCGTACTGTTCCAACCCGCTGGCGCTGGAGCCGCGCCGCAACGAGCTTTCCACTGCCGAGTGGATCAGCGTGCTCGACCAGGCCGCCGGGATGGGGGTGCTGCAGGTCCATTTCTCCGGTGGCGAGCCGATGAGCCGCCCCGATCTGCCCGAACTCATCCGCCATGCGGTGGGGCTGGGGCTTTACACCAACCTCATCACCTCCGGCGTGCTGCTCAACGAGAAGACCTTCCCGGCGCTGGTGGAGGCGGGACTCGATCACGTCCAGCTTTCGTTTCAGGATATCGATACGGCAAATGCCGAACTTGTGGGCGGCATGAAGGGCGCGCAGGCTCGCAAGATCGAGGCGGCGCGACTGGTCGCCGCCGATGGCATGCCGCTGACGCTGAACTTCGTCATCTACCGCGAAAATGCCGAACGCGTGCCGCAGATGCTTGAGGCCGCCCTCCAGATGGGCGCGCGCCGGGTCGAGATCGCCCATACGCAGTATTATGGCTGGGGGCTGGCCAACCGCGCGGCCCTCATGCCCACCGCTGCCCAGCTTGAGCAGACCACCGAGGCAGTCGAAGCGGCACGGAAAAAATACGAAGGCCGCCTGACCATCGATTACGTCACCCCCGATTACTATGCCGACCGGCCCAAGCCGTGCATGGGTGGCTGGGGGCGGCGGTTCATCAACGTCTCGCCCTCGGGCCGGGTGCTGCCGTGCCACGCGGCCGAGACCATCCCCAACGTCGCCTTCCCTGACGTAAAGCATGACACGCTGGACCACATCTGGCGCGAGGCCCCGCTTTTTACCATGTTCCGCGGCACGGACTGGATGCCCCAGCCCTGCCGGAGCTGCGACCAGCGCGAGAAGGACTGGGGCGGCTGCCGCTGCCAGGCCCTGGCGCTGGCGGGTGATGCGGCAGCAACCGACCCGGTCTGCTCGCGCGCGCCCGACCATGAGCGAGTCAAGGCCGTGCTCGATACCCTGCCCGCTGAACCCCCGCCGTTTCGCTACCGGCGGTATGCGCGCGCTACGGATGAGGTCGGCTGA
- the pqqD gene encoding pyrroloquinoline quinone biosynthesis peptide chaperone PqqD has protein sequence MSADLTDDSVIRFARGVRLQHDRVRERWIIQAPERAFIPDPIAAEVLKLVDGTRTLGQIIADLASRFAAPVDVIGRDVHVMVSDLMTRQVLVA, from the coding sequence ATGAGCGCAGACCTGACAGACGACAGCGTTATCCGCTTCGCACGCGGGGTGCGGCTGCAGCATGACCGCGTGCGTGAGCGCTGGATCATCCAGGCGCCGGAGCGGGCCTTCATTCCCGACCCCATCGCAGCCGAGGTGCTCAAGCTGGTCGATGGCACGCGCACGCTGGGCCAGATCATTGCCGACCTGGCCAGCCGCTTTGCCGCCCCGGTTGATGTGATCGGGCGCGATGTCCATGTCATGGTCAGTGATCTCATGACCCGACAGGTGCTGGTGGCATGA
- the pqqC gene encoding pyrroloquinoline-quinone synthase PqqC: protein MSAHLLSPDELEAALRAIGAERYHNLHPFHRALHDGRLNRAQVQAWALNRYYYQASIPAKDATLLARLPTAELRREWRRRLVDHDGDAPGTGGVARWLKLTDGLGLDRAYVESLEGLLPATRFAVDAYVAFVRDRSILEAIASSLTELFSPTIISERVAGMLRHYDFITPETLAYFQPRLTQAPRDSDFALGYVKEHARTPEQQQAVLGALKFKCGVLWAMLDELEYAYVNPGRIPPGAFRPDAA, encoded by the coding sequence ATGAGCGCACACCTGCTTTCCCCTGATGAACTTGAAGCAGCCCTCCGCGCCATCGGGGCGGAACGCTACCACAACCTGCACCCTTTCCACCGTGCGCTGCATGATGGCAGGCTCAACCGCGCGCAGGTGCAGGCCTGGGCGCTGAACCGCTATTATTATCAGGCCAGCATCCCCGCCAAGGACGCAACGCTGCTTGCCCGCCTGCCCACGGCGGAGCTGCGGCGCGAATGGCGCCGGCGGCTGGTGGACCATGATGGCGATGCACCGGGCACCGGTGGCGTGGCGCGCTGGCTCAAGCTGACCGACGGGCTGGGGCTGGATCGTGCCTATGTGGAGTCGCTCGAAGGGCTGCTGCCCGCCACCCGCTTTGCGGTGGATGCGTATGTGGCCTTCGTGCGTGATCGCTCCATCCTTGAGGCCATTGCCTCGTCGCTGACCGAACTGTTCTCGCCCACCATCATCAGCGAGCGCGTGGCGGGCATGCTGCGCCATTACGACTTCATCACGCCTGAGACGCTGGCCTACTTCCAGCCGCGCCTCACACAGGCCCCGCGTGATTCCGACTTTGCGCTGGGTTACGTGAAGGAACATGCCCGCACGCCCGAGCAGCAGCAGGCGGTGCTTGGCGCGCTCAAGTTCAAGTGCGGCGTGCTGTGGGCCATGCTTGATGAGCTGGAATACGCCTACGTCAATCCCGGTCGCATTCCGCCCGGTGCGTTCCGCCCGGATGCGGCATGA
- the pqqB gene encoding pyrroloquinoline quinone biosynthesis protein PqqB — protein sequence MIDIIVLGAAAGGGFPQWNSNAPGCRRARAGDPAALPRTQASIAISGDGKNWFVVNASPDLRTQINQTPALHPSEGLRSTPIAGVILTGGEVDTITGLLTLRERQPFTLLATPEVLSMLDANPIFEALNRAVVTREPMGLDQPLALKLTDGKPAGLTIVPFAVPGKVPLYAESGPDPAAICENGETIGLEISDGSHRVCFVPGCARMTDNLRVRLRGADAVFFDGTLWVDDEMVRAGLGEKTGRRMGHMSMDGMDGTIAALHDLGIKRKIFIHINNSNPVLLADTPERAAVEAAGWEISHDGMRITA from the coding sequence ATGATCGACATTATCGTTCTCGGCGCGGCGGCGGGCGGCGGATTTCCCCAATGGAACTCCAACGCTCCCGGTTGCAGGCGGGCCAGGGCCGGCGATCCGGCAGCCCTGCCCCGCACACAGGCTTCCATCGCCATCAGCGGAGATGGAAAGAACTGGTTCGTGGTCAACGCATCGCCTGACCTGCGCACCCAGATCAACCAGACCCCGGCCCTCCACCCCAGCGAGGGCCTGCGTTCCACGCCCATCGCTGGCGTGATCCTGACGGGTGGCGAGGTGGATACCATCACCGGCCTGCTCACCCTGCGCGAGCGACAGCCCTTTACCCTTCTGGCCACGCCCGAAGTGCTGTCCATGCTGGACGCCAACCCCATTTTTGAAGCCCTGAACCGCGCGGTCGTGACCCGTGAACCGATGGGACTCGACCAGCCCCTGGCGCTGAAGCTGACCGACGGCAAGCCCGCGGGCCTGACCATCGTGCCCTTCGCCGTGCCCGGCAAGGTGCCGCTTTATGCCGAATCCGGGCCTGACCCTGCGGCCATATGTGAAAATGGCGAGACGATCGGCCTCGAGATTTCCGATGGCAGCCACCGCGTGTGCTTCGTGCCCGGCTGCGCGCGCATGACCGATAACCTGCGCGTGCGCCTGCGCGGGGCGGATGCCGTGTTCTTTGACGGCACGCTGTGGGTGGATGACGAGATGGTTCGCGCGGGCCTAGGTGAAAAGACCGGCCGCCGCATGGGCCATATGTCGATGGATGGCATGGACGGCACCATTGCCGCCCTGCATGACCTGGGCATCAAGCGCAAGATTTTCATACACATCAACAATTCCAACCCTGTGCTGCTGGCGGATACGCCCGAGCGCGCCGCCGTTGAGGCCGCAGGGTGGGAAATCTCCCATGACGGGATGAGGATTACGGCATGA
- the pqqA gene encoding pyrroloquinoline quinone precursor peptide PqqA yields MAWNTPKIVEVPLGAEINSYVCGEKK; encoded by the coding sequence ATGGCCTGGAATACCCCCAAGATCGTTGAAGTCCCCCTGGGCGCCGAGATCAACAGCTACGTCTGTGGCGAAAAGAAGTAA
- a CDS encoding AI-2E family transporter, with translation MPPETPPTPPPSYEQVQQQRAIEVMRHSRLDTRTACLLLLSVLAVFYTLYFASAIILPMILALVVNLLLSSPLRFLHTRLHLPKPLAALCLILCVFGVVGAVGTAISVPATGWLERAPDAVNTLQERLAFLRGPFQLLTGASDRIHNFLSIAGGHATAAATDAQGQDGHVIVVSTPAGGGGVAGLDRFSSSILLGTQAFMGQFFTMILMLFFLLAQGDSLLRRFVEIMPTFADKRRTVQIAYQIERNVSEYLATITIINSLVGVVNMVQCWLLGMPNPLLWGVVAFLLNYIPIIGPMMGIIIYFLVGLFVYPSVWQALLPPAIYLCIHLTEGETITPMVLARRFTLNPVLVMASLMFWDWLWGIFGAFLSVPLLAVFKIICDHVEILTPLGHIVGGPAHPAPQKPLFSEIPDSATPDEDPDRLED, from the coding sequence ATGCCGCCCGAGACACCGCCAACCCCGCCGCCATCCTACGAGCAGGTCCAGCAGCAGCGCGCCATCGAGGTCATGCGCCACAGCCGCCTCGACACGCGCACGGCCTGCCTGCTGCTGCTCAGCGTGCTGGCGGTGTTCTATACGCTGTATTTCGCCTCGGCCATCATCCTGCCCATGATCCTGGCGCTGGTGGTCAACCTTTTGCTGTCCTCTCCACTGCGCTTTCTGCACACGCGGCTGCACCTGCCCAAGCCGCTGGCGGCGCTGTGCCTGATCCTGTGCGTGTTTGGCGTGGTGGGGGCGGTGGGCACCGCCATTTCCGTGCCCGCCACCGGCTGGCTGGAGCGCGCGCCCGATGCGGTCAATACATTGCAGGAACGCCTGGCCTTCCTGCGCGGGCCATTCCAGCTCCTGACCGGCGCTTCGGACCGGATCCATAATTTCCTCTCCATCGCAGGCGGGCACGCCACGGCGGCCGCGACCGATGCACAGGGCCAGGACGGGCATGTCATTGTCGTGTCCACACCCGCGGGTGGTGGCGGGGTGGCGGGGCTTGACCGCTTTTCCTCCTCCATCCTGCTGGGCACGCAGGCGTTCATGGGCCAGTTCTTTACCATGATCCTGATGCTGTTCTTCCTGCTTGCGCAGGGGGACAGCCTGCTCAGGCGCTTTGTCGAGATCATGCCCACCTTCGCCGACAAGCGCCGCACGGTGCAGATCGCCTATCAGATTGAGCGCAATGTGTCGGAATACCTGGCCACCATCACCATCATCAACAGCCTCGTGGGCGTGGTGAACATGGTGCAGTGCTGGCTGCTGGGCATGCCCAACCCGCTGCTGTGGGGGGTTGTGGCGTTCCTGCTCAACTACATCCCCATCATCGGGCCGATGATGGGCATCATCATCTATTTTCTGGTGGGGCTGTTCGTCTATCCATCGGTGTGGCAGGCGCTGCTGCCCCCGGCCATCTACCTGTGCATTCACCTGACGGAAGGCGAGACCATAACCCCCATGGTGCTGGCGCGGCGCTTTACGCTCAACCCGGTGCTGGTCATGGCGTCACTCATGTTCTGGGACTGGCTGTGGGGCATTTTCGGGGCGTTTTTGTCGGTGCCCCTGCTCGCGGTGTTCAAGATCATCTGCGACCATGTGGAAATTCTGACCCCGCTGGGTCACATCGTCGGTGGCCCGGCCCATCCCGCGCCACAAAAACCGCTCTTTAGCGAAATACCCGACAGCGCCACGCCGGATGAAGACCCCGACAGGCTGGAAGACTAG
- a CDS encoding Crp/Fnr family transcriptional regulator: MSDMPSCQFESRPRRIVIGSGSVQADFCANCSVRPTSVCSVIEPSDISRLAEVAVETIVSPGRGFIEEGAPATDFFNVTSGTVKLFKALPDGRRQITGFAAPGHFLGLAVSDSYAFGAEAIDTVRVCRFSREKMGELLDDFPKLERRLLEEASNELVAAQNQMLLLGRKTARERVASFLLDQMQAGLLPGQPPPSGGRLHLPMTRGDIADYLGLTIETVSRTLSWMRAQGMIEVGKGYAITIVSTAKLEVLAAGNS; encoded by the coding sequence ATGTCGGATATGCCTTCGTGTCAGTTTGAATCGAGGCCACGGCGTATCGTGATCGGGTCGGGTAGCGTGCAGGCGGATTTCTGTGCCAATTGCAGCGTCCGTCCCACCAGCGTCTGTAGCGTGATCGAACCCTCCGATATCTCCCGCCTGGCCGAAGTCGCGGTGGAAACCATCGTTTCCCCCGGTCGCGGCTTCATCGAGGAAGGCGCGCCCGCGACCGACTTCTTCAACGTGACATCAGGCACCGTGAAGCTGTTCAAGGCCCTGCCCGACGGGCGGCGCCAGATCACCGGTTTTGCCGCACCGGGGCATTTCCTCGGCCTTGCCGTCTCTGACAGCTACGCCTTTGGCGCAGAGGCGATTGATACGGTGCGCGTATGCCGCTTCTCGCGTGAGAAGATGGGCGAACTGCTCGATGATTTCCCCAAGCTCGAGCGCCGCCTGCTTGAAGAAGCCTCCAACGAACTCGTGGCCGCCCAGAACCAGATGCTCCTGCTCGGCCGCAAGACCGCGCGCGAGCGCGTGGCGAGCTTCCTGCTTGACCAGATGCAGGCTGGCCTCCTGCCCGGCCAGCCGCCACCATCAGGCGGGCGGCTGCACCTGCCCATGACCCGCGGCGATATTGCCGACTACCTGGGCCTGACCATCGAGACCGTCAGCCGCACGCTGAGCTGGATGCGCGCCCAGGGCATGATCGAGGTGGGCAAGGGCTACGCCATTACCATCGTGTCAACGGCCAAGCTTGAGGTTCTGGCCGCAGGCAACAGCTAG
- a CDS encoding OmpW family protein — MKNIRKLALSAVLGASALAPVAGHAQTAAPSTYVNAPLAAPVAPAQPKGHCGIFETCASTKIGLGRGDFMIRLSAVGVLPEDRDSKVWANGAALTGTRVKTTNQVMPELTFEYFVTDNISLDLIATSTRHEVQANGGALSALTGTSKTDVGSAWVLPPTVTVAWHFRPHKRLNPYVGIGGTFMWFHNMNASGALGLSKLNSGFTGGPSINAGVDYQLVGNWFFNFDVKQMFVRMHAWAENSDESLKVKAHDSLDPTVISAGIAYRF; from the coding sequence ATGAAGAACATCCGCAAACTCGCCCTGTCGGCAGTGCTTGGCGCCTCGGCGCTGGCACCGGTCGCGGGCCACGCACAGACGGCGGCTCCCTCCACCTACGTCAATGCCCCGCTGGCAGCACCCGTGGCACCCGCGCAGCCGAAGGGCCATTGCGGCATCTTCGAGACCTGCGCCTCCACCAAGATCGGCCTGGGCCGTGGCGATTTCATGATCCGCCTGTCCGCCGTGGGCGTGCTGCCCGAAGATCGTGACAGCAAGGTATGGGCGAACGGCGCGGCACTGACTGGCACCCGCGTCAAGACCACCAACCAGGTCATGCCGGAGCTGACGTTCGAATACTTCGTGACCGACAACATCTCGCTGGACCTGATCGCGACCAGCACCCGTCATGAAGTGCAGGCCAATGGCGGTGCCCTGTCCGCGCTGACCGGCACCAGCAAGACCGATGTCGGCAGCGCCTGGGTTCTGCCCCCCACGGTCACGGTGGCCTGGCATTTCCGCCCGCACAAGCGCCTGAACCCGTATGTGGGCATTGGTGGCACCTTCATGTGGTTCCACAACATGAATGCCAGCGGCGCATTGGGTCTGAGCAAGCTGAACTCCGGCTTTACCGGTGGCCCGTCCATCAACGCCGGTGTGGATTACCAGCTGGTTGGCAACTGGTTCTTCAACTTCGACGTAAAGCAGATGTTCGTGCGCATGCACGCCTGGGCTGAAAACAGCGACGAAAGCCTGAAGGTCAAGGCCCACGACTCTCTGGACCCGACCGTCATTTCCGCCGGTATCGCCTACCGGTTCTGA
- the hemN gene encoding oxygen-independent coproporphyrinogen III oxidase codes for MNAADSTLLSRYGGNLPRYTSYPTAAQFTDAVGPDDSRNWLSSLPADQPVSLYLHVPFCDTLCRFCGCNTAVLRNADARSAYAALLHEELRRVVSLIGPGRRITHLQWGGGTPTTLPASAMRRVMDAIRRDFDIAPDAEISIEVDPRHLPPDYPALLHELGFNRASMGVQDLDASVQQACGRIQSWEQTRDCLDALRGAGVASINIDLIYGLPRQNTEGVARTARAVASLKPDRLAVFGYAHVPWKQKRQTLMPVGDLPGAEERIMQRAAMDSVLRAAGFLPVGLDHYVSPDDSMAHALRAGTLHRNFQGYTTDSAPVLIGIGASAISSLPGGMTQNAVSAAAYARLMARPDSLPVARGVRLQEDDRARADIIEQIMCTMQVDLDTLSARHGLPASHFDTECNRLAPMVADGLLTLTGREVRLTEKGRPFVRHVAAAFDRYLTAQSSTRHASAL; via the coding sequence ATGAACGCGGCGGACAGCACCCTGCTTTCGCGCTACGGGGGCAACCTGCCGCGTTATACCAGCTACCCCACCGCAGCCCAGTTTACGGATGCGGTGGGCCCGGACGACAGCCGCAACTGGCTGTCCTCCCTCCCGGCGGACCAGCCGGTTTCCCTTTACCTGCATGTTCCCTTCTGTGACACGCTATGCCGGTTCTGCGGGTGCAATACCGCCGTGCTGCGCAATGCGGATGCAAGGAGCGCCTATGCCGCCCTGCTGCATGAGGAACTGCGCCGCGTCGTCTCCCTGATCGGCCCCGGCCGCCGTATCACACACCTGCAATGGGGTGGCGGCACGCCCACCACGCTCCCCGCAAGTGCGATGCGCCGCGTGATGGACGCCATCCGCCGCGACTTTGACATCGCACCCGATGCCGAGATCAGCATCGAGGTCGATCCTCGCCATCTCCCCCCCGACTATCCGGCCCTGCTGCATGAACTCGGCTTCAACCGCGCCAGCATGGGCGTGCAGGATCTTGATGCCAGCGTGCAGCAGGCCTGTGGCCGCATCCAGAGCTGGGAGCAGACGCGCGACTGCCTCGATGCGCTGCGGGGGGCAGGTGTCGCCTCCATCAATATCGACCTGATCTATGGCCTGCCCCGGCAGAATACCGAAGGTGTTGCCCGCACGGCGCGGGCCGTGGCCAGCCTGAAGCCTGACCGGCTGGCCGTGTTCGGCTACGCCCATGTGCCGTGGAAGCAGAAGCGCCAGACCCTCATGCCCGTGGGCGACCTGCCGGGCGCGGAAGAGCGCATCATGCAGCGCGCGGCGATGGACAGCGTGCTGCGCGCGGCCGGTTTCCTGCCTGTGGGGCTCGATCATTACGTCAGCCCTGATGACAGCATGGCCCATGCGCTGCGGGCGGGCACGCTGCACCGCAATTTTCAGGGCTACACCACCGACAGCGCGCCCGTGCTGATCGGCATCGGGGCCTCGGCCATCTCCTCGCTGCCCGGCGGCATGACACAGAACGCTGTCTCGGCTGCCGCCTATGCCCGCCTCATGGCCCGGCCCGACAGTCTGCCCGTGGCCCGTGGCGTGCGCCTGCAGGAAGATGATAGGGCCCGCGCCGATATTATTGAACAGATCATGTGCACCATGCAGGTCGATCTCGACACGCTGAGCGCCCGCCACGGCCTGCCCGCCAGCCATTTCGACACCGAATGCAACCGTCTTGCGCCCATGGTGGCTGACGGGCTGCTCACCCTCACGGGCCGGGAAGTGCGGCTTACCGAAAAAGGACGGCCTTTCGTGCGGCATGTCGCAGCAGCTTTTGACCGCTACCTCACGGCCCAGAGCAGCACCCGGCACGCCAGCGCCCTCTAG